One genomic region from Bacillota bacterium encodes:
- a CDS encoding type II secretion system F family protein: MVVAITVLSFASAFSLVYWALCPSDEAESVRQRLESLRAGDREQMLDPRERAETALPFRQRVVAPVLDLMYAAVLRWAPGGIRRRMAERLEKAGKPFEAGRLFALKVLFAATMPLGYMAIIAAARPASMVYRGVTAAACLGVLGYILPDFYLSRLISSRKSTIRAALPDVLDLLTVSVEAGLGFDGAMQKVSERFKGPVSNEFREFLKEVRLGKSRVDALRSMSDRIDIDDLKTFVASIVQAEQLGVSLARVLRVQSDQMRIRRKQRAEEQAMQTPIKMLFPLVLFVFPTIFVVLLGPIVIHVLPLLGKFR; encoded by the coding sequence ATGGTCGTCGCGATTACGGTACTGTCCTTCGCTTCAGCGTTCTCCCTCGTATACTGGGCGCTGTGCCCCTCGGACGAGGCTGAGTCGGTGAGACAACGACTCGAGAGCCTGAGGGCGGGTGACAGGGAGCAGATGCTCGACCCGCGCGAGCGCGCAGAGACAGCGCTGCCTTTCCGGCAGCGCGTGGTCGCGCCGGTCCTCGACTTAATGTACGCCGCGGTACTGCGTTGGGCGCCGGGCGGAATCAGGCGGCGCATGGCCGAGAGGCTGGAGAAGGCCGGCAAGCCATTCGAGGCCGGCAGGCTGTTCGCGCTGAAGGTGCTGTTCGCAGCCACCATGCCGCTGGGATACATGGCGATAATCGCCGCGGCGCGGCCTGCCTCCATGGTGTACCGCGGGGTTACCGCGGCAGCCTGCCTCGGCGTTCTCGGCTACATCCTCCCGGACTTCTACTTGAGCAGGCTGATTTCGTCGCGCAAGTCCACCATCCGCGCCGCGCTCCCGGACGTTTTGGACCTGCTCACTGTATCGGTCGAGGCGGGCCTCGGGTTCGACGGCGCGATGCAGAAGGTCTCGGAGAGGTTCAAAGGCCCCGTCTCCAACGAGTTCCGCGAGTTCCTGAAGGAAGTCCGCCTCGGCAAATCCAGGGTAGACGCGCTCAGGTCGATGTCCGACAGGATCGACATTGACGACCTCAAGACCTTTGTGGCCTCAATCGTGCAGGCGGAGCAGCTCGGCGTGAGCCTCGCCCGCGTCCTGCGCGTTCAGTCGGATCAGATGCGCATCCGCCGGAAGCAGCGCGCGGAGGAACAGGCGATGCAGACCCCGATAAAGATGCTGTTCCCCCTCGTGTTGTTCGTTTTCCCCACCATATTCGTCGTGTTGCTCGGGCCTATCGTTATCCACGTCCTGCCGCTCCTCGGCAAGTTCAGGTGA
- a CDS encoding CpaF family protein — MVSLLERLERIAERDDSVPDARRLDPVGPVLKRVQESILSTCPDLVLVARGDQQTRSRLESVILQVIVREGLSVPGIARGALAEALVQEIAGFGPIDPLIADATVSEVMVNGPRQIYIERSGVLELTDVVFKSDEHLVEVISRIVAPLGRRIDTACPYVDARLPDGSRVNAIVPPLALNGPILTVRKFPDKAMALEELVRLETLSAGMAEFLHACVRARLNIIISGGAGSGKTTTLNALCSLASPGDRVITLEDAAELRIRLPHVVSLESRPANIEGKGCVTIRDLLRNALRMRPDRLIIGEVRGAEAYDLLQALNTGHQGCMSTVHANGVGDALRRLENMVLLSGETVPHEVVSEELRSAVDLLIHQQRMTDGSRRITDVSIVDKAFSAGERRGPVLRQVFRWVSSSGAGAGRFEGCALTGVAPETVFKFRQAGIAVPAWLGGERE; from the coding sequence GTGGTAAGCCTGCTTGAGCGTCTCGAGAGGATAGCCGAGCGCGACGATTCGGTGCCCGACGCCCGCCGACTGGATCCGGTGGGGCCCGTCCTCAAGAGGGTTCAGGAGAGCATCCTATCGACGTGTCCCGACCTCGTGCTTGTGGCGAGGGGCGATCAGCAGACGCGCTCCAGGCTCGAATCGGTCATCCTCCAGGTAATCGTGCGCGAGGGACTGTCCGTTCCGGGAATCGCGCGGGGCGCGCTCGCCGAAGCGCTTGTACAGGAGATCGCCGGCTTCGGCCCGATCGACCCCCTCATAGCCGACGCCACCGTCTCAGAGGTCATGGTGAACGGCCCCAGACAGATCTACATAGAGCGATCAGGTGTGCTGGAACTGACGGACGTGGTGTTCAAGAGCGATGAACACCTTGTCGAGGTCATAAGCCGGATTGTTGCCCCCCTGGGAAGGAGGATAGACACAGCATGCCCCTACGTCGACGCAAGGCTCCCGGATGGTTCGCGGGTCAACGCCATAGTGCCGCCACTTGCGCTGAACGGCCCAATCCTTACGGTCAGGAAGTTCCCGGACAAGGCGATGGCCCTGGAGGAGCTGGTGAGGCTCGAAACCCTCTCGGCCGGCATGGCTGAGTTCCTCCACGCCTGCGTGCGCGCGAGGTTAAACATTATCATTTCGGGGGGAGCCGGGTCCGGGAAAACGACGACCCTGAACGCGCTCTGCTCTCTTGCATCCCCCGGCGACAGGGTAATCACGCTCGAGGACGCCGCGGAATTGCGGATCCGGCTCCCGCACGTGGTCTCGCTCGAGAGCAGACCCGCCAACATTGAAGGTAAGGGTTGTGTGACGATACGCGACCTCCTCCGGAATGCGCTGAGGATGAGGCCGGACAGGCTTATCATCGGAGAAGTGAGAGGGGCAGAGGCGTACGACCTGCTTCAGGCCCTGAACACGGGGCATCAGGGATGTATGTCGACCGTTCACGCAAACGGCGTTGGTGACGCGCTCAGGCGCCTCGAGAATATGGTCTTGCTATCGGGAGAGACGGTTCCGCACGAGGTGGTGTCCGAGGAGCTCCGGTCCGCCGTGGACCTGCTCATTCACCAGCAACGAATGACAGACGGTTCGCGGAGGATCACCGATGTCTCCATTGTGGACAAGGCGTTTTCCGCCGGTGAAAGGCGCGGTCCGGTCCTGCGCCAGGTGTTCAGATGGGTTTCCTCGAGCGGCGCTGGCGCCGGCAGGTTCGAGGGGTGTGCGCTGACGGGAGTCGCGCCCGAGACAGTCTTCAAGTTCAGGCAGGCGGGCATCGCCGTGCCGGCCTGGTTAGGGGGTGAACGCGAATGA
- a CDS encoding tryptophan synthase subunit alpha, with amino-acid sequence MNRIDSRFVQLRSEGRKALICYLTAGFPDLDSTGELVLELCRQGADIIELGVPFSDPLADGPIIQKASQRALDLGTTPRAVLKLVTELRKCTDAPITLLTYYNPIHQYGLANFVDDCASCGVDGLIVPDLPLEESSPLRELAEARRIWLIGLVAPTSTPDRVAKLCAVTKGFLYCISVTGVTGLRADLWEGLRGFLEEVRRTARVPVAIGFGISTPDQARRAASYSDGVIVGSAIMQRIEECPRPAECVPVVGQLAGELRQALDMDDESRGERSRRNAILF; translated from the coding sequence TTGAACAGGATAGATTCCAGGTTCGTGCAGCTTCGGTCCGAGGGGCGCAAGGCCCTCATCTGTTACCTGACTGCCGGCTTTCCGGATCTGGATTCCACGGGCGAGCTTGTGCTCGAGCTCTGCCGGCAGGGAGCCGACATCATCGAGCTCGGCGTGCCGTTTTCCGATCCGCTTGCCGATGGTCCGATTATCCAGAAGGCTTCTCAAAGAGCCCTGGACCTGGGGACCACCCCAAGGGCCGTCCTCAAGCTGGTAACAGAGCTCCGGAAGTGCACTGATGCTCCGATAACGCTGCTGACCTACTACAACCCCATCCACCAGTACGGCCTTGCGAATTTCGTGGACGATTGCGCATCCTGTGGCGTGGATGGCCTCATCGTTCCGGACCTCCCGCTGGAGGAAAGCAGCCCGTTGAGGGAGCTCGCGGAGGCCAGGCGAATCTGGCTGATAGGGCTGGTGGCTCCTACATCTACCCCGGATCGGGTGGCCAAGTTATGCGCTGTGACGAAAGGGTTCCTCTATTGCATCTCCGTCACAGGAGTGACCGGTCTTCGCGCGGACCTCTGGGAAGGGCTGAGGGGGTTTCTCGAGGAAGTGCGTCGAACGGCCAGGGTACCAGTGGCGATCGGGTTCGGCATCTCGACCCCCGATCAAGCCCGTCGCGCCGCATCTTATTCGGACGGCGTTATCGTGGGCAGCGCCATCATGCAACGGATCGAGGAATGCCCCCGGCCTGCCGAGTGTGTTCCAGTTGTGGGGCAGTTAGCTGGCGAATTAAGGCAGGCTCTAGACATGGACGACGAATCGCGGGGTGAGCGGAGCAGGAGAAACGCCATTCTCTTTTAA
- a CDS encoding phosphoribosylanthranilate isomerase, giving the protein MVMVKVCGIKNIETALYAAECGADALGFVFAPSRRRVTPDEAREIVRRLPRSIWKVGVFVDEDPEVVSETASYCGLDTLQFHGSESPEYCRRFSLRVLKALRVRGDRFFPDPDRYSTFAYVLDTYVEGMAGGTGRSFKWGLARRVDSGRRVIIAGGLSPENVARALEEANPYGVDVSSGVETDGEKDCEKIRLFIEEVRRWENAGAAR; this is encoded by the coding sequence ATGGTGATGGTCAAGGTGTGCGGGATAAAGAACATCGAGACTGCACTCTATGCCGCAGAGTGCGGAGCCGACGCGTTGGGGTTCGTTTTTGCTCCCAGCCGTCGCCGGGTAACCCCCGATGAGGCCAGGGAAATAGTGCGCCGTCTTCCTAGGTCGATATGGAAGGTTGGGGTCTTCGTGGACGAAGACCCCGAGGTGGTTTCCGAGACTGCGAGCTACTGTGGGCTGGACACCCTTCAGTTTCACGGTAGCGAGAGCCCGGAATACTGCAGGCGCTTTTCGCTCAGGGTACTCAAGGCCCTTCGCGTCAGGGGGGACAGGTTCTTCCCCGACCCCGATCGATATTCCACGTTCGCCTACGTCTTGGACACCTATGTCGAAGGGATGGCCGGAGGCACAGGCAGGAGTTTCAAGTGGGGACTGGCCCGTCGCGTGGATTCTGGCAGAAGGGTTATCATTGCGGGAGGATTGTCGCCGGAAAACGTGGCGAGGGCCCTGGAAGAAGCCAATCCGTACGGGGTGGATGTATCGAGCGGCGTTGAGACCGACGGAGAAAAGGACTGTGAGAAGATACGCCTCTTCATAGAAGAGGTTCGGAGGTGGGAGAATGCAGGGGCTGCCAGATAA
- a CDS encoding secretion system protein, whose product MGPAQIQDLANIFARYLGDSQARPVSTLVSAAVFVLLAIGFRNLIALAGWDNAAVKARVEEIARRKEASRPAEEEDEEGGVAGTRRGVVRLALAGRKGLRVVNRFLERNSLDRSLTLALERADVNLKAGEFLVACAASAIASGLMGLVWLGAFGAVVFGVPGLWFPVFWLGRRQSRRVKQFNGQLPDGLTMVANSLRSGYSLLQSLDVVAKEMPKPISAEFGRVVQEAGLNVPLEESLGSLMNRVQSDDLDLMVTAVLIQREVGGNLAEVLDKIAYTIRDRIRILGEVRALTAQGRMSGIVIALLPFALCVILTLMNREYMEPFFRHPLGRAMLIVAVIMQATGIMIVRRIVNIRV is encoded by the coding sequence ATGGGTCCCGCCCAAATACAGGATTTAGCAAACATCTTTGCCCGCTATCTTGGCGACAGTCAGGCCAGGCCCGTCTCAACCCTGGTGTCGGCTGCGGTATTCGTGTTGCTGGCGATAGGCTTCAGAAACCTCATCGCCCTTGCCGGCTGGGACAACGCGGCGGTCAAGGCGCGCGTGGAGGAGATCGCACGCCGAAAGGAGGCGTCCCGACCCGCGGAGGAAGAGGATGAGGAAGGTGGCGTCGCCGGCACTCGGCGCGGCGTCGTCCGTCTGGCGCTTGCTGGTAGGAAAGGGCTCCGAGTAGTCAACAGGTTCCTCGAGCGGAACTCACTGGACAGGAGCCTCACCCTTGCCCTGGAGCGGGCGGATGTGAACCTCAAGGCGGGGGAGTTCCTCGTAGCCTGCGCCGCTTCCGCGATAGCCTCCGGTCTGATGGGGCTTGTGTGGTTGGGCGCGTTCGGCGCGGTCGTGTTCGGGGTGCCGGGCCTCTGGTTTCCGGTGTTCTGGCTCGGGCGGCGGCAGTCGCGCAGGGTGAAACAGTTCAACGGCCAGTTGCCGGATGGGTTGACGATGGTGGCGAACTCGCTGAGGTCCGGCTACTCGCTGCTGCAGTCGCTGGATGTTGTGGCGAAGGAAATGCCGAAGCCGATATCGGCCGAGTTCGGCAGGGTGGTGCAAGAGGCAGGCCTCAACGTGCCACTCGAGGAGTCACTAGGCAGCCTGATGAATCGCGTCCAGAGCGACGACCTCGATCTGATGGTGACGGCGGTGCTCATCCAGAGGGAAGTCGGCGGCAACCTCGCTGAGGTGCTGGACAAGATAGCGTACACGATACGCGATCGAATCAGGATCCTGGGCGAGGTGCGGGCGCTGACCGCGCAAGGGCGGATGTCGGGGATCGTGATAGCGCTGCTGCCGTTCGCCCTGTGCGTTATCCTCACGCTGATGAACAGGGAATACATGGAGCCTTTCTTCCGCCACCCCCTGGGGAGAGCCATGCTGATCGTGGCTGTCATCATGCAGGCTACCGGCATCATGATAGTGCGGAGGATAGTCAACATAAGGGTATGA
- the trpC gene encoding indole-3-glycerol phosphate synthase TrpC: protein MIIDEIVARKRERLDQAKRRAPLEELMTKVEALPGTGRREPAFRKALLSAFRPALIAEVKRASPSRGLIREDFDPAAIACAYREGGAAAISVLTEEDFFRGSPSHLMEVKGCAGLPVLRKDFILEEYQLYESRLMGADAILLIASVLNERDLRRFAEVGSEIGLECLVEVHTGEELEVALAAGSNLVGINNRDLRSFETDLKTTEILIRHIPPGTVVVSESGINSRADVVRLADAGVHAVLVGESLMRSRDIRAKVMELAGRESERPAW from the coding sequence ATGATCATAGATGAGATCGTAGCGCGTAAACGGGAGAGATTGGACCAGGCCAAGCGCAGAGCCCCGTTGGAGGAACTGATGACGAAGGTGGAGGCTTTGCCGGGGACGGGTCGAAGGGAGCCGGCTTTCAGGAAAGCGCTTCTTTCGGCGTTCAGGCCTGCTCTTATAGCCGAGGTCAAGAGGGCCTCCCCTTCCAGGGGCCTTATACGGGAAGACTTCGACCCGGCCGCCATAGCGTGCGCCTACAGGGAGGGAGGGGCGGCCGCCATCTCCGTACTGACGGAGGAGGATTTCTTCCGAGGTTCTCCCTCGCACCTGATGGAGGTTAAGGGGTGTGCGGGCCTTCCGGTCTTACGCAAGGATTTCATTCTTGAGGAGTATCAGCTTTACGAGTCGCGGCTGATGGGGGCCGATGCCATATTGCTCATAGCTTCCGTCCTCAATGAGCGCGATCTCCGCCGGTTCGCGGAGGTTGGCTCGGAGATAGGACTCGAGTGCCTCGTGGAGGTTCACACGGGGGAGGAGCTCGAAGTCGCGCTGGCTGCTGGCTCCAACCTCGTCGGCATCAATAACCGCGATCTCAGGAGCTTTGAGACCGACCTCAAGACCACGGAGATCCTCATCCGTCACATTCCCCCCGGTACCGTGGTTGTCAGCGAGAGCGGCATAAACTCACGGGCCGACGTGGTCAGGCTGGCTGATGCCGGGGTACACGCTGTTCTTGTGGGGGAAAGCCTCATGAGAAGCCGGGATATCCGGGCCAAAGTGATGGAGTTGGCAGGCCGTGAGAGTGAGCGACCTGCATGGTGA
- the cpaB gene encoding Flp pilus assembly protein CpaB produces the protein MARRQMLVALAVALVASALTYGYISSISESEEVVVASGDIPAGARVLSQMVKLFPVAKRSVHPSAFRKKEDVVGKFTTQTIVAGEQVLKNRIAAGEYAGTTAGLPGESRAMFVPVQDVKAVGGAIRAGERVDVIFVSQEQKAGASASRCVLRSVPVIGTGRGEHVGGKQSRAFSTGIDSRPEGVLLAVTPRDAERLAFCLENGHVYLVAVPFGAPAVQTQGVTWKDLFDPPVQGISPSSAQ, from the coding sequence GTGGCGAGGAGACAGATGCTTGTTGCCCTCGCGGTGGCATTGGTTGCCAGCGCGCTCACGTATGGGTATATCTCGAGCATAAGCGAATCGGAAGAGGTGGTCGTCGCCTCCGGTGACATCCCCGCCGGGGCGCGGGTGCTGTCCCAGATGGTTAAACTTTTTCCAGTGGCCAAGCGGTCGGTGCACCCGTCCGCATTTCGTAAGAAGGAGGACGTCGTTGGGAAGTTCACCACGCAGACTATAGTCGCCGGCGAACAGGTGCTGAAGAACCGCATTGCGGCGGGGGAGTATGCCGGAACGACTGCCGGTCTGCCCGGCGAATCCCGGGCGATGTTCGTGCCCGTCCAGGACGTCAAAGCCGTCGGCGGAGCGATAAGGGCCGGTGAACGCGTGGATGTGATCTTCGTGTCTCAGGAACAGAAGGCCGGCGCGTCCGCGTCGAGGTGCGTGCTCCGCTCGGTGCCCGTCATCGGCACGGGCCGGGGCGAGCACGTGGGTGGCAAGCAGTCGCGGGCGTTCTCAACCGGCATTGACAGCCGACCCGAGGGGGTCCTGCTGGCCGTGACACCGCGCGATGCGGAGCGCCTCGCGTTCTGCCTCGAGAACGGACACGTATACCTGGTGGCGGTGCCTTTTGGCGCTCCCGCGGTGCAGACCCAGGGGGTTACCTGGAAGGACCTCTTTGACCCACCCGTGCAGGGGATTTCTCCGTCAAGCGCCCAGTAA
- a CDS encoding aminodeoxychorismate/anthranilate synthase component II, with protein sequence MILVIDNYDSFTFNLVQYLGELGAKPVVYRNDRISTAEISRMKPERIVISPGPGTPERAGICIEIIKTFGPRVPILGVCLGHQAIGVAFGGRVVRAPRLMHGKTSVIRHDGRGIYRGAENPLVATRYHSLVIDRVSLPDEMEVVAEVDDGTVMGVRHRFYPVEGVQFHPESILTREGKKILANFLVLHAKTPGGDGTARTAGL encoded by the coding sequence ATGATCCTGGTTATTGACAACTACGACTCGTTCACCTTCAATCTCGTCCAGTACCTGGGGGAATTGGGGGCTAAGCCGGTAGTCTACCGTAACGACCGGATCTCTACGGCCGAGATATCTCGGATGAAACCCGAAAGGATAGTCATATCCCCGGGGCCGGGTACGCCAGAACGCGCAGGGATCTGCATCGAGATCATCAAGACCTTCGGGCCGCGAGTGCCCATCCTCGGCGTCTGCCTCGGGCATCAGGCCATAGGAGTCGCCTTCGGCGGGCGGGTTGTGAGGGCACCCAGGTTGATGCACGGAAAAACATCCGTGATACGACATGACGGCCGCGGCATTTACCGAGGCGCAGAAAACCCGCTGGTTGCGACCAGGTACCATTCACTGGTGATCGACAGGGTGTCTCTTCCTGATGAGATGGAGGTAGTGGCCGAGGTTGACGACGGTACGGTGATGGGTGTTCGCCATCGCTTCTATCCCGTGGAAGGGGTCCAATTCCATCCGGAGTCCATCCTTACCAGGGAGGGGAAGAAGATACTGGCGAACTTCCTGGTGCTACACGCAAAAACGCCTGGCGGGGATGGGACTGCGAGGACCGCAGGTCTCTGA
- the trpD gene encoding anthranilate phosphoribosyltransferase — translation MIKEAIARVVQGVNLTEEEAETAMMDIMDGVATPSQVAAFLTALRMKGETVEEITGSARAMRKKAARIYPEKDVVVDTCGTGGDGMNTFNISTTAAFVVAGAGAVVAKHGNRSVSSRSGSADVLEALGVNIAATPQVVQDCLNTVGMGFLFAPLFHEAMKHAAAPRREMGIRTVFNLLGPLTNPAGAQAQVLGVFDPQLTELLGEVLKKLGTRRAFVVHSGDGLDEFSVSAPTKVTEVYEDRVRTYFVTPEELGLNRASLEDMRGGSAQENASIAMEILSGARGPRRDVVLLNAAAALVAGGLAADLREGLGIATESIDSRKALEKLELLRYRTRGVPNDHR, via the coding sequence GTGATTAAGGAAGCGATAGCGAGAGTGGTACAGGGAGTCAATCTTACAGAAGAAGAAGCGGAGACGGCCATGATGGACATCATGGACGGTGTGGCAACACCTAGCCAGGTGGCTGCCTTCCTGACGGCCCTCCGCATGAAGGGTGAAACGGTGGAGGAAATAACGGGAAGCGCCAGGGCGATGAGAAAAAAGGCCGCGAGGATCTATCCTGAAAAAGATGTGGTTGTCGATACCTGCGGCACGGGTGGCGACGGCATGAATACCTTCAACATCTCGACCACCGCCGCGTTTGTGGTCGCCGGGGCGGGAGCAGTCGTAGCCAAGCACGGCAATCGCTCGGTTTCCAGCAGGAGCGGCAGTGCTGACGTGCTGGAGGCCTTGGGAGTCAACATCGCAGCGACCCCGCAGGTGGTCCAGGATTGCCTCAATACTGTTGGGATGGGTTTCCTGTTTGCCCCGCTGTTTCACGAGGCCATGAAACACGCGGCAGCACCTCGACGAGAGATGGGTATCAGGACAGTTTTCAACCTCCTCGGTCCTCTTACCAACCCTGCAGGGGCTCAGGCCCAGGTATTGGGGGTATTCGACCCGCAGCTGACGGAGCTGCTGGGAGAGGTGTTGAAAAAACTGGGCACTAGACGCGCATTCGTGGTGCATAGCGGAGACGGATTGGATGAGTTTTCGGTGAGCGCTCCCACGAAGGTAACCGAGGTATACGAAGATCGGGTGCGTACGTACTTCGTGACACCCGAGGAGCTCGGTCTCAACAGAGCGTCGCTTGAAGACATGCGTGGCGGTTCCGCTCAGGAGAACGCCTCCATCGCCATGGAGATACTCTCGGGGGCGCGAGGTCCCAGGCGGGACGTGGTCCTCCTCAATGCCGCTGCGGCCCTGGTGGCGGGTGGGTTAGCAGCGGACCTTCGAGAGGGCCTGGGGATCGCCACGGAGTCCATCGATTCCAGAAAGGCCCTCGAGAAACTCGAGCTACTTCGCTACAGGACGCGAGGTGTACCGAATGATCATAGATGA
- the trpB gene encoding tryptophan synthase subunit beta, with the protein MQGLPDKNGHFGPFGGRYVPETVMPALLELEEAYLQARNDASFAEELHYYLAEYAGRPTPLYYARHLTESLGGARIYLKREDLMHTGAHKINNSLGQALLAKRMGKKRVIAETGAGQHGVAVATAAALFGLRCEVYMGVEDMERQSLNVFRMRLLGAKVTGVNAGSRTLKDATNEALRDWVTNVRDTYYIIGSVVGPHPYPMMVRDFQSVIGREVREELLRKEGRLPGYLVACVGGGSNAMGLFYPFLGDGEVKMIGVEAGGKGLDTGKHAASLNAGRPGVLHGAMSYLLQDENGQVTPAHSISAGLDYPGVGPEHSYLKETNRAEYVSVTDGEALEAFRLLAEMEGIIPALEPAHALAYLRKLAPQTSPDQAIVVCLSGRGDKDVESVSRFLEVAPR; encoded by the coding sequence ATGCAGGGGCTGCCAGATAAAAACGGGCATTTCGGGCCGTTCGGAGGCCGATACGTTCCAGAGACCGTCATGCCGGCTCTTCTCGAGCTTGAGGAGGCTTACCTCCAGGCCAGGAACGATGCCAGCTTCGCGGAGGAACTGCACTACTACCTGGCAGAATACGCGGGCAGGCCGACTCCACTCTATTATGCCAGGCACCTCACAGAAAGCCTGGGAGGTGCCAGGATCTACCTCAAGCGGGAGGATTTAATGCACACCGGCGCCCACAAGATCAATAACAGTCTGGGACAGGCGCTGCTGGCAAAGAGGATGGGCAAGAAGCGGGTGATAGCCGAGACGGGGGCCGGCCAGCACGGAGTCGCGGTGGCTACCGCCGCGGCTTTGTTCGGGCTCCGGTGTGAGGTGTACATGGGAGTAGAGGATATGGAAAGGCAATCTCTCAACGTTTTCCGCATGAGGTTGCTCGGGGCCAAGGTCACCGGGGTGAATGCGGGGAGCCGTACCCTGAAAGACGCCACCAACGAGGCGCTCCGGGATTGGGTTACCAACGTGCGCGACACTTACTATATTATCGGGTCTGTGGTGGGACCCCATCCGTATCCCATGATGGTGCGGGACTTCCAGTCTGTCATAGGCCGGGAGGTCAGGGAAGAGTTGCTTCGGAAGGAGGGAAGACTTCCCGGCTACCTTGTGGCCTGCGTAGGAGGCGGAAGCAATGCGATGGGGCTCTTCTACCCGTTCCTGGGCGATGGAGAGGTTAAGATGATCGGGGTTGAAGCGGGGGGCAAAGGGCTGGATACCGGGAAACACGCCGCCTCCCTGAACGCGGGCAGGCCAGGGGTCCTCCACGGGGCCATGAGCTACCTCCTGCAGGATGAAAACGGGCAGGTTACGCCGGCACACTCCATTTCTGCCGGCCTCGACTACCCCGGCGTGGGGCCAGAACACTCATATCTGAAAGAAACGAATCGAGCCGAGTACGTCTCGGTGACCGACGGCGAAGCCCTTGAGGCTTTCCGCCTCCTTGCCGAGATGGAAGGCATAATCCCCGCACTGGAACCCGCGCACGCGCTGGCCTACCTGAGGAAGCTCGCTCCGCAAACCAGCCCGGACCAGGCCATCGTAGTGTGTCTATCCGGGCGGGGGGATAAGGACGTGGAATCAGTCAGCAGGTTCCTGGAGGTGGCACCGCGTTGA